The Fusarium falciforme chromosome 7, complete sequence genome window below encodes:
- a CDS encoding Carboxylic ester hydrolase, whose protein sequence is MASLCSPDALAAPKFFGGHVFNFEVNLVENYNSTAVSLLYYGHPTVKVENVSFCNITVTYTHPGQNDTIHVETWLPLDNYNGRLQSVGGGGWVAGRYPPSYTAMSGAIGEGYATSTTDAGLKMQPDMQPNIWALASEGNPNLYALNNLGSVSLHDQAIIAKQLIKNFYGQGPEYSYWSGCSQGGRQGMMLAQRFPNAYDGIHASAPAIYWNQLFGSAFWAQFLMNDMEYYPYPCEIKAITDAAVKACDGLDGVIDGIIADEASCRFDPLSVAGTSFNCADTGKKMRISKEAAILAKATWAGPRSKDGKFLWYGPNIGSQLSGSTTALTNDIGLAMTECSNGTCTGVPVGLGEVWWKYYIKSDPHWSYKNMTHEEYESYFRSAIQRYDSIIGTSDPDLSAFHKAGGKILGYHGMSDQIIPVKDTEHYYDQVSSKIPKVHDFYRIFEVPGLLHCSGGPGGQPSNTFDALRAWVENGTVPNTLEHHYVDADGEKQNRLLCPYPKKAQLKRKAKGKKDVESNDFECLEP, encoded by the exons ATGGCTTCCCTCTGCTCGCCTGACGCTCTTGCTGCGCCGAAATTCTTTGGCGGCCATGTCTTCAACTTCGAAGTCAACTTGGTTGAGAACTACAACTCGACAGCCGTTTCTCTGCTTTACTATGGCCACCCAACAGTCAAGGTTGAAAACGTGAGCTTCTGCAACATCACGGTAACCTACACGCACCCCGGCCAAAATGACACCATTCACGTCGAGACTTGGCTGCCTCTGGACAATTATAACGGCAGGCTCCAGTCCgttggcggtggtggttggGTAGCTGGTCGATATCCGCCCAGTTACACTGCTATGAGCGGCGCTATCGGGGAAGGCTATGCTACCAGCACCACGGATGCTGGCCTGAAGATGCAGCCAGACATGCAGCCAAACATTTGGGCCTTGGCCAGTGAGGGTAACCCAAACCTCTACGCTCTCAACAACCTCGGATCTGTGTCTCTCCATGATCAG GCTATCATTGCAAAGCAGCTGATCAAGAACTTCTATGGCCAGGGGCCAGAGTATTCATACTGGAGTGGTTGCTCCCAGGGCGGCAGGCAGGGCATGATGCTTGCGCAGAGGTTCCCCAATGCCTACGACGGCATCCATGCTAGTGCCCCAGCCATTTACTGGAACCAGCTGTTTGGGTCTGCCTTCTGGGCGCAGTTCCTCATGAACGACATGGAATACTATCCGTATCCTTGTGAGATCAAGGCCATTACCGATGCCGCAGTCAAGGCTTGTGATGGACTTGATGGCGTCATTGACGGCATCATCGCTGACGAAGCCTCTTGTCGATTTGACCCTCTTTCTGTTGCTGGGACATCTTTCAACTGTGCCGATACCGGCAAGAAGATGAGAATCTCCAAGGAGGCCGCTATCCTAGCCAAGGCGACATGGGCTGGTCCAAGGtccaaggacggcaagttCCTTTGGTACGGCCCCAACATCGGTAGCCAGCTGAGTGGATCTACCACGGCGTTGACCAACGATATTGGCCTTGCCATGACTGAATGTTCGAATGGCACATGCACCGGTGTACCTGTGGGACTGGGCGAAGTTTGGTGGAAATACTACATCAAGTCTGATCCCCACTGGTCTTATAAGAACATGACGCACGAGGAATACGAATCCTACTTTCGTTCCGCGATACAGCGTTATGACTCAATCATTGGGACGAGTGATCCTGATCTGAGTGCTTTCCATAAGGCCGGAGGAAAGATCCTTGGCTATCACGGTATG AGCGATCAGATCATTCCCGTCAAAGACACAGAGCACTACTACGATCAGGTTTCCAGCAAGATACCTAAAGTTCACGATTTCTACCGGATCTTTGAGGTTCCAGGTCTCCTTCACTGCTCTGGCGGCCCGGGAGGTCAGCCCAGCAACACATTCGACGCACTAAGAGCCTGGGTCGAGAACGGAACTGTCCCAAACACTCTTGAGCACCACTATGTTGACGCTGACGGAGAGAAGCAGAACCGCTTGCTCTGCCCATATCCGAAGAAGGCCCAGCTAAAGCGAAAGGCAaaggggaagaaggatgTTGAGAGCAACGACTTTGAGTGCCTCGAGCCGTGA